A region of Mycolicibacterium brumae DNA encodes the following proteins:
- a CDS encoding LysM peptidoglycan-binding domain-containing protein: MADTLTEGQKLSKGDSLTSNNGAYTLTLQDDGNLVLAARGEAVWATGTNGQDVVRAEVQKDGNFVLYTSDKPVWHTDTKGKKNVRLVLQDDRNLVLYSGDSAAWSSGTDTDAPPPPEKVEAEVAPAAAEAPAPAAPAPAPEPAAPAPAPEPRKYTVVSGDTLWAISERFYGDGSKYQKIADASGIANPDLIHPGQELVIPD; this comes from the coding sequence GTGGCAGACACGCTCACCGAGGGTCAGAAGCTCTCCAAGGGAGACTCGCTGACCTCGAACAATGGCGCGTACACCCTGACGCTGCAGGACGACGGCAATCTGGTGCTGGCCGCCCGCGGCGAAGCCGTCTGGGCCACCGGGACCAACGGGCAGGACGTGGTCCGGGCCGAGGTGCAGAAAGACGGCAACTTCGTGCTCTACACCTCCGACAAGCCCGTCTGGCACACCGACACCAAGGGCAAGAAGAACGTCCGACTGGTGCTGCAGGACGACCGCAACCTGGTGCTGTACTCCGGCGACTCGGCGGCCTGGTCCTCCGGCACCGACACCGACGCCCCGCCGCCGCCGGAGAAGGTCGAAGCCGAGGTCGCTCCGGCCGCCGCCGAGGCGCCCGCCCCCGCGGCGCCCGCACCGGCCCCGGAGCCGGCGGCCCCCGCTCCGGCGCCCGAACCGCGCAAGTACACCGTCGTCTCCGGGGACACCCTGTGGGCGATCTCCGAGCGGTTCTACGGCGACGGCTCCAAGTACCAGAAGATCGCCGACGCCAGCGGCATCGCCAACCCCGACCTGATCCACCCGGGACAGGAACTCGTCATCCCGGACTGA
- a CDS encoding ABC transporter ATP-binding protein/permease — protein sequence MEPFEYSIDWANAPLEALIWIGKAWLIAAVATMLVLVLLARFTLWGRQFWRVTRGYFVGPGSARVWVWLAVILLIVMAGVKLDVLLSYQGNDMYSAIQVAVQGLAADNQEVADSGISAFWVSLAKLFSILATLHVLRVMGDLFIAQRFMLTWRAWLTENLTADWLDGRAYYRGRFIDDSIDNPDQRIQADIDVFTTGVGPRTNTPDYLAESTLLFGAITAIASVIAFTPILWNLSGDLTLAGVTIPRAMFWLAFAYVLVATVVAFWIGRPIIRLVFDMEKYNAAFRYALVRLRDAAEPVAFYRGEDAERHQLRNRFAPVVANYKAYINRMMGFTGWNLTMSQIIVILPLLIQAPRLFAQQIKFGDVTQTASAFGSIQSGLSFFRNAYDSFAGWRAAIMRLHGLVIANEQSRELASLTVVDGEDDSVSLRDVDVLTPAGDSLIRELNLRLDPGDTLIVTGRSGSGKTTLLRSLAQLWPYTSGAMARPGGEHDVLFMSQLPYVPLGDLRAVVSYPHEPGEISDQALADALVKVALPQLTGRLDEVADWAKVLSPGEQQRVAFARVLLTAPKVVFMDESTSALDEGLEYLLYDLVRKELPETILVSVSHRNTVEQHHRQELRILGGGQWRIGPPGEFTPAPVS from the coding sequence TTGGAGCCGTTTGAGTATTCGATCGACTGGGCGAACGCGCCGTTGGAGGCGCTGATCTGGATCGGCAAGGCGTGGCTGATCGCGGCGGTGGCCACCATGCTGGTGCTGGTGCTGCTGGCCCGGTTCACGCTGTGGGGCCGGCAGTTCTGGCGGGTCACCCGCGGTTACTTCGTCGGCCCGGGCAGCGCCCGGGTCTGGGTCTGGCTGGCGGTGATCCTGCTGATCGTGATGGCCGGGGTCAAGCTCGACGTGCTGCTGTCCTATCAGGGCAACGACATGTACTCGGCCATCCAGGTCGCCGTGCAGGGCCTGGCCGCCGACAATCAGGAGGTCGCCGACTCCGGTATCAGCGCCTTCTGGGTGTCGCTGGCCAAGCTGTTCTCCATCCTGGCCACCCTGCACGTGCTGCGCGTCATGGGCGACCTGTTCATCGCCCAGCGGTTCATGCTGACCTGGCGCGCCTGGCTCACCGAGAACCTGACCGCGGACTGGCTCGACGGCCGCGCCTATTACCGGGGTCGCTTCATCGACGACAGCATCGACAATCCGGACCAGCGCATCCAGGCCGATATCGACGTCTTCACCACCGGCGTCGGGCCGCGCACCAACACCCCCGACTACCTGGCCGAGTCGACGCTGTTGTTCGGCGCCATCACCGCCATCGCGTCGGTCATCGCGTTCACCCCCATCCTGTGGAACCTGTCCGGAGACCTCACGCTGGCCGGGGTCACCATCCCGCGGGCGATGTTCTGGCTGGCCTTCGCCTACGTGCTGGTCGCCACGGTCGTCGCGTTCTGGATCGGCCGGCCGATCATCCGGCTGGTGTTCGACATGGAGAAGTACAACGCGGCGTTCCGCTACGCCCTGGTCCGGTTGCGCGACGCCGCCGAGCCGGTGGCGTTCTACCGCGGTGAGGACGCCGAGCGGCACCAGCTGCGCAACCGCTTCGCCCCGGTGGTGGCCAACTACAAGGCCTACATCAACCGGATGATGGGCTTCACCGGCTGGAACCTGACCATGAGCCAGATCATCGTGATCCTGCCGTTGTTGATCCAGGCGCCACGGCTGTTCGCCCAGCAGATCAAATTCGGCGACGTCACCCAGACCGCGTCGGCGTTCGGCTCCATCCAGAGCGGACTGTCCTTCTTCCGCAACGCCTACGACAGCTTCGCCGGCTGGCGCGCGGCGATCATGCGTCTGCACGGTCTGGTGATCGCCAATGAGCAGAGCCGCGAGCTGGCCTCGCTGACCGTGGTCGACGGCGAGGACGACAGCGTCTCGCTGCGCGACGTCGACGTGCTGACCCCGGCCGGGGATTCGCTGATCCGCGAGCTGAACCTGCGGCTGGACCCGGGCGACACGCTGATCGTGACGGGACGTTCCGGTTCCGGCAAGACCACCCTGCTGCGCAGCCTGGCCCAGCTGTGGCCGTACACCAGCGGGGCGATGGCCCGCCCCGGCGGCGAGCACGACGTGTTGTTCATGTCGCAGTTGCCCTACGTCCCACTCGGCGATCTGCGGGCGGTGGTGTCCTACCCGCACGAGCCGGGCGAGATCAGCGATCAGGCGCTGGCCGACGCGCTGGTCAAGGTGGCGCTGCCGCAGCTGACCGGCCGGCTCGACGAGGTGGCCGACTGGGCCAAGGTGCTCTCCCCCGGTGAGCAGCAGCGCGTCGCCTTCGCCCGGGTGCTGCTGACCGCGCCGAAGGTGGTGTTCATGGACGAGTCCACCTCGGCGCTGGACGAGGGCCTGGAGTACCTGCTCTACGACCTGGTCCGCAAGGAGCTGCCGGAGACCATCCTGGTCAGCGTCAGCCACCGCAACACCGTCGAGCAGCACCACCGTCAGGAACTGCGGATCCTGGGCGGCGGGCAGTGGCGCATCGGCCCGCCCGGGGAGTTCACCCCCGCGCCCGTGAGCTGA
- the secA2 gene encoding accessory Sec system translocase SecA2 produces MSGRFWKLLGSSAEKNLARSRVEVDAAAEFDEKVAGLDDETLTKAAGKLNLADLADSADTPQFLAIAREAAERATGLRPFDVQLEGALRMLAGDVVEMATGEGKTLAGAIAAAGYALGGRRVHVISVNDYLARRDAEWMGPLLEALGLTVGWVTEDSTPEQRRAAYECDVTYGSVNEIGFDVLRDQLVVDSADLVSPNPDVALIDEADSVLVDEALVPLVLAGTTHRETPRLEIVRLVGELTPGVDYDSDEDRRNIHLTEAGAQKVEKALGGIDLYSEEHVVSTLTEVNVALHAHVLLQRDVHYIVRDGAVQLINASRGRIAALQRWPDGLQAAVEAKEGIETTETGEVLDTITVQALVNRYPTVCGMTGTALAAGEQLRQFYKLGVSPIPPNTPNIRTDDPDRVYITAASKFDAILDHIAEVHATGRPVLVGTHDVAESEELHEKLVRRGIPAVVLNAKNDAEEAEVIAEAGALNAVTVSTQMAGRGTDIRLGGSDEKSHDEVVELGGLHVVGTGRHTTERLDNQLRGRAGRQGDPGSSVFFASWEDELVVSFLEDRAKLPMETDDDGRILSPRAQGMIDHAQRVAEGRMLDVHANTWRYNQLIAQQRAIIVDRRNTLLSTATARDELEALCPDRFAELRGEPEDGDDGDGDGDGMSEEQLERTCQLIMLYHLDRGWADHLAYLADIRESIHLRALGRQNPLDEFHRLAVDAFTSLAADAIEAAQQTFETANLADGEPGLDLSKLARPTSTWTYMVHDNPLQDDTLSALSLPGIFR; encoded by the coding sequence ATCTCCGGCCGATTCTGGAAGCTGCTGGGCTCCAGCGCCGAGAAGAACCTGGCACGCTCCCGCGTCGAGGTCGACGCCGCCGCCGAATTCGACGAGAAGGTCGCCGGCCTCGACGACGAGACGCTGACCAAGGCCGCCGGCAAGCTCAACCTGGCCGACCTGGCCGACTCGGCGGACACCCCGCAGTTCCTGGCGATCGCCCGGGAGGCCGCCGAACGGGCCACCGGACTGCGGCCGTTCGACGTGCAGCTCGAAGGCGCGCTGCGGATGCTGGCCGGCGACGTGGTCGAAATGGCCACCGGCGAGGGCAAGACCCTGGCCGGCGCCATCGCCGCCGCCGGCTACGCCCTGGGCGGGCGCCGGGTGCATGTCATCTCGGTCAACGACTACCTGGCCCGCCGCGACGCCGAGTGGATGGGACCGCTGCTGGAGGCGCTCGGGCTGACCGTCGGCTGGGTAACCGAGGACTCCACCCCCGAGCAACGCCGCGCGGCCTACGAGTGCGACGTCACCTACGGGTCGGTCAACGAGATCGGCTTCGACGTGCTGCGTGACCAGCTGGTCGTCGACTCCGCCGACCTGGTCTCGCCCAATCCCGACGTGGCGCTGATCGACGAGGCCGACTCGGTGCTGGTCGATGAGGCGCTGGTGCCGCTGGTGCTGGCCGGCACCACGCACCGGGAGACCCCGCGGCTGGAGATCGTGCGGCTGGTCGGCGAGCTGACCCCGGGCGTCGACTACGACTCCGATGAGGACCGCCGCAATATCCACCTGACCGAGGCCGGCGCGCAGAAGGTCGAGAAGGCCCTCGGCGGCATCGACCTGTACTCCGAAGAACACGTCGTCAGCACCCTGACCGAGGTGAACGTGGCGCTGCACGCGCACGTGCTGCTGCAGCGCGACGTGCACTACATCGTCCGGGACGGCGCGGTGCAGCTGATCAACGCCTCCCGCGGCCGGATCGCCGCGCTGCAGCGCTGGCCCGACGGGCTGCAGGCCGCGGTGGAGGCCAAGGAAGGCATCGAGACCACCGAGACCGGCGAGGTCCTCGACACCATCACCGTGCAGGCGCTGGTCAACCGCTACCCGACGGTGTGCGGTATGACCGGCACCGCGCTGGCCGCCGGCGAGCAGCTGCGCCAGTTCTACAAGCTCGGGGTGTCCCCGATCCCGCCGAACACCCCCAACATCCGCACCGACGACCCGGACCGGGTGTACATCACCGCGGCGTCCAAGTTCGACGCGATCCTCGACCACATCGCCGAGGTGCACGCCACCGGCCGCCCGGTGCTGGTCGGCACCCACGACGTCGCCGAATCCGAGGAACTGCACGAGAAGCTGGTCCGCCGGGGCATCCCCGCGGTGGTGCTCAACGCCAAGAACGACGCCGAGGAGGCCGAGGTGATCGCCGAGGCCGGCGCGCTGAACGCCGTCACGGTGAGCACCCAGATGGCCGGCCGCGGCACCGACATCCGGCTCGGCGGCTCGGATGAGAAGAGCCACGACGAGGTGGTCGAACTGGGTGGGCTGCACGTCGTCGGCACTGGCCGGCACACCACCGAGCGCCTGGACAACCAGCTGCGCGGCCGGGCCGGGCGCCAGGGCGACCCGGGATCGTCGGTGTTCTTCGCCAGCTGGGAGGACGAGCTGGTGGTGTCCTTCCTGGAGGACCGCGCCAAACTGCCGATGGAAACCGACGACGACGGCCGGATCCTCAGCCCGCGGGCCCAGGGCATGATCGACCACGCCCAGCGGGTGGCCGAGGGCCGGATGCTCGACGTGCACGCCAACACCTGGCGCTACAACCAGCTGATCGCCCAGCAGCGGGCCATCATCGTCGACCGCCGCAACACGCTGCTGTCCACGGCGACCGCCCGCGACGAGCTCGAGGCGCTGTGTCCGGACCGGTTCGCCGAACTGCGCGGCGAGCCCGAGGACGGCGACGACGGTGACGGCGACGGCGACGGGATGAGCGAGGAGCAACTCGAGCGCACCTGCCAGCTGATCATGCTCTACCACCTGGACCGCGGCTGGGCCGACCACCTGGCCTACCTCGCCGACATCCGGGAGAGCATCCACCTGCGCGCGCTGGGCCGGCAGAACCCGCTCGACGAGTTCCACCGGCTGGCCGTGGACGCGTTCACCTCGCTGGCCGCCGACGCCATCGAGGCCGCGCAGCAGACCTTCGAGACGGCGAACCTCGCCGACGGCGAGCCCGGCCTGGACCTGTCCAAGCTGGCGCGGCCGACCTCGACGTGGACCTACATGGTTCACGACAACCCGTTGCAGGACGACACGCTGTCCGCGCTGAGCCTGCCGGGGATCTTCCGGTAG
- a CDS encoding CDP-alcohol phosphatidyltransferase family protein, which produces MSADTARDRILTVPNALSVLRLLLVPVFCWLLLVSKDYGWATAVLMFSGASDWADGKIARLLDQYSRLGELLDPAVDRLYMVVVPVVFAFAGLIPWWVLAILLGRDLALLSMAPALRSRGLSALPVTYLGKAATFALMSGFPLILLGQYDATWSHVVGAIGWGFLIWGLWMYLWSFAVYLAQFRMVLRMPRVS; this is translated from the coding sequence ATGTCCGCCGATACGGCCCGGGACCGGATCCTGACGGTCCCCAACGCGCTGAGCGTGCTGCGGCTGCTGCTTGTCCCGGTGTTCTGCTGGCTGCTGCTGGTGAGCAAGGACTACGGGTGGGCGACGGCGGTGCTGATGTTCTCCGGCGCCTCGGACTGGGCCGACGGCAAGATCGCCCGGCTGCTGGACCAGTACTCACGGCTCGGTGAGCTGCTCGACCCGGCGGTGGACCGGCTGTACATGGTCGTGGTGCCGGTGGTCTTCGCCTTCGCCGGGCTCATCCCGTGGTGGGTGCTGGCGATCCTGCTGGGCCGTGACCTCGCGCTGCTGTCGATGGCGCCGGCGCTGCGCAGCCGCGGGCTGTCCGCGCTGCCGGTCACCTACCTGGGCAAGGCCGCCACGTTCGCGCTGATGTCGGGCTTCCCGCTGATCCTGCTCGGGCAGTACGACGCTACCTGGAGCCACGTGGTGGGCGCGATCGGCTGGGGCTTTCTGATCTGGGGGCTCTGGATGTACCTGTGGTCGTTCGCGGTGTATCTGGCGCAGTTCCGGATGGTGCTGCGGATGCCCCGGGTGTCCTGA
- a CDS encoding DUF881 domain-containing protein, which translates to MDDRDSRLGGFAPEAGLPAGQHLPARSFPVPNLLRELLSQHLDPGYRAMAQRRARTGKRRGRAAEAGWRVLAVALLGVVFAAAIAQTRSVESGLHDAQKVLVRNVRAAEADNDRLTGERDALAADVDALSRRQLSNDAAGQALLEGLDRLGLAAGSAAVIGSGLTLTVSDPGAGRDLTDAAKQRGSDGRQVVLDRDLQLVVNGLWAAGAEAVSVGGVRIGPNATMRQAGGAILVDNHPVTSPYEVVALGPPNTLRDGFEGSAGMVRLRLLEASYGVRIDLRTGEGLSLPAGSVHDVRVAKATP; encoded by the coding sequence ATGGACGACCGCGACTCCCGGCTCGGCGGTTTCGCGCCGGAGGCCGGTCTGCCCGCCGGTCAGCATCTGCCGGCCCGCTCGTTCCCGGTGCCGAATCTGCTGCGGGAGCTGCTGTCCCAGCACCTGGACCCCGGCTACCGGGCGATGGCGCAGCGTCGGGCCCGGACCGGCAAGCGGCGCGGGCGCGCCGCCGAGGCGGGCTGGCGGGTGCTCGCGGTGGCGCTGCTGGGGGTGGTGTTCGCCGCGGCGATCGCGCAGACCCGTTCGGTGGAGTCCGGCCTGCACGACGCGCAGAAGGTCCTGGTCCGCAATGTGCGCGCCGCCGAGGCCGACAACGACCGGCTCACCGGGGAACGTGACGCGCTGGCCGCCGACGTCGACGCGCTGTCGCGGCGGCAGCTCAGCAACGACGCCGCGGGCCAGGCGCTGCTGGAAGGGCTGGACCGGCTGGGCCTGGCCGCCGGCTCGGCGGCGGTGATCGGGTCCGGGCTGACCCTGACGGTTTCCGATCCCGGCGCCGGGCGCGACCTCACCGACGCCGCCAAGCAGCGCGGCAGCGACGGCCGGCAGGTGGTGCTCGACCGGGACCTGCAGCTGGTGGTCAACGGTCTGTGGGCGGCCGGCGCCGAGGCGGTGTCGGTGGGCGGGGTGCGGATCGGGCCCAACGCCACCATGCGCCAGGCCGGTGGGGCCATCCTGGTGGACAACCACCCGGTCACCAGCCCGTACGAGGTGGTGGCCCTGGGCCCGCCCAACACGCTGCGCGACGGATTCGAGGGCAGCGCCGGGATGGTGCGGCTGCGGCTGCTGGAGGCGTCCTACGGGGTGCGGATCGACCTGCGCACCGGCGAGGGCCTGAGCCTGCCGGCAGGTTCCGTCCACGACGTCCGGGTCGCGAAGGCGACGCCGTGA
- a CDS encoding small basic family protein, with amino-acid sequence MIGIGALVVGIVLGLVFQPNVPDAVQPYLPIAVVAALDALFGGLRAYLENIFDAKVFVVSFVFNVLVAALIVWVGDQLGVGSQLSTAIIVVLGIRIFGNAAALRRRLFGA; translated from the coding sequence ATGATCGGTATCGGCGCACTCGTGGTCGGGATCGTGCTCGGCCTGGTGTTTCAGCCCAACGTGCCGGACGCGGTGCAGCCCTATCTGCCGATCGCCGTCGTCGCCGCGCTCGACGCGCTGTTCGGCGGCCTGCGCGCCTACCTGGAGAACATCTTCGACGCCAAGGTGTTCGTGGTGTCCTTCGTGTTCAACGTGCTGGTCGCGGCGCTCATCGTCTGGGTCGGCGACCAGTTGGGGGTGGGCTCGCAGCTGTCCACGGCCATCATCGTGGTGCTCGGGATCCGGATCTTCGGCAATGCCGCGGCGCTGCGCCGGCGGCTGTTCGGAGCCTGA
- a CDS encoding DUF881 domain-containing protein — protein MADDAPEPETPEPETPEPAEPETAEPGVARRGRVVFGLLAVLLCALLGAALVTQVRQTRSGDALDTARPADLAVLLGSLQQREAVLNTEIAELRQTLNTLTAAGDSDQAAIENARARLTALSIITGTVGATGPGVTLKITDPARGVAPEVLLDIINELRAAGAETMQIDSGDTSVRVGVDTWVRGVPGALQIDGITMAAPLTVRAIGDPPTLAAAMNIPGGASDSVERVGGKMTVGQSERVDVPALRQPKQRQYAQPVK, from the coding sequence ATGGCCGACGACGCGCCCGAACCGGAGACACCCGAGCCGGAGACCCCCGAGCCTGCCGAGCCGGAGACCGCCGAACCCGGGGTCGCCCGCCGCGGCCGGGTCGTGTTCGGCCTGCTGGCGGTGCTGCTGTGCGCGCTGCTCGGCGCCGCGCTGGTGACCCAGGTGCGCCAGACCCGGTCCGGGGACGCGCTGGACACCGCCCGGCCCGCCGACCTGGCGGTGCTGCTCGGCTCGTTGCAACAGCGCGAGGCGGTGCTCAACACCGAGATCGCCGAACTGCGCCAGACGCTGAACACCCTGACGGCCGCAGGCGACTCCGACCAGGCTGCCATCGAGAACGCCCGGGCCCGGTTGACCGCGCTGTCGATCATCACCGGAACCGTCGGCGCCACCGGACCGGGGGTGACCCTGAAGATCACCGACCCGGCCAGGGGAGTGGCGCCCGAGGTGCTGCTGGACATCATCAACGAACTACGCGCGGCCGGAGCGGAGACCATGCAGATCGACTCCGGCGACACCTCGGTGCGCGTCGGGGTGGACACCTGGGTGCGCGGCGTCCCCGGCGCCTTGCAGATCGACGGAATCACCATGGCGGCGCCGCTGACCGTGCGGGCCATCGGGGACCCGCCGACGCTGGCCGCCGCGATGAACATCCCCGGCGGCGCGTCCGACAGCGTCGAGCGGGTCGGCGGGAAGATGACCGTCGGCCAATCCGAGCGCGTTGACGTCCCCGCCTTGCGACAACCGAAACAACGCCAATACGCTCAGCCCGTCAAATGA
- the gcvH gene encoding glycine cleavage system protein GcvH yields the protein MSQIPADLYYTAEHEWVRRTEGGAVRVGITDYAQSALGDVVFVQLPDVGAELTAGEAFGEVESTKSVSDLYAPLTGTVSAVNPDLEASPDLVNSDPYGTGWLIELDIADDGFDTDALLDADGYAATVSE from the coding sequence GTGAGCCAGATTCCGGCCGACCTGTACTACACCGCCGAGCACGAATGGGTGCGGCGCACCGAGGGCGGCGCCGTGCGGGTCGGGATCACCGACTACGCGCAGTCGGCGCTGGGCGATGTCGTCTTCGTGCAGCTGCCCGACGTCGGGGCCGAGCTGACCGCCGGCGAGGCGTTCGGCGAAGTCGAATCCACCAAGTCGGTGTCGGATCTCTACGCCCCGCTGACCGGGACCGTCTCCGCGGTCAACCCGGACCTGGAGGCCAGTCCGGATCTGGTGAACTCCGACCCCTACGGCACGGGCTGGCTGATCGAGCTGGATATCGCCGACGACGGGTTCGACACCGACGCGCTGCTCGACGCCGACGGCTACGCGGCGACCGTCAGCGAGTGA